In Lysinibacillus sp. FSL M8-0337, the following proteins share a genomic window:
- a CDS encoding LLM class flavin-dependent oxidoreductase: MEFGIYTLADIGQNPVNGYMPTAKERLDEVMQYGQLADEAGLHVFGVGEHHRLDYAISAVPVVLSALSQRTKNIQLISTTTVLSTVDPVRLYEDFATLDLLSNGRAEIVAGRGAFIESFPLFGYDVDDYDALFEEHLALLLKLNREERVTWSGSYRKPLQHADIAPRASREIPIHIGVGGTPESASRAGRYGVGLNLAILGGDPRRFKHLVDIYREALLTAGHDENKAKITVSGHAYFAENLAQAKDEFYPHYSNYWHYVNAQRGMRYHLSKEGFDNMTAGQNALFVGSPNEIIEKILMQHEIFGHSRFMAQLDIGAVPFKQVAKSIELLGTHIMPAVNKALKK; encoded by the coding sequence ATGGAATTTGGTATTTACACATTGGCAGATATCGGACAAAATCCGGTGAATGGCTATATGCCAACTGCTAAAGAACGCCTCGATGAAGTAATGCAATACGGACAGCTAGCAGATGAAGCCGGTCTTCACGTATTTGGTGTGGGTGAACATCATCGTTTAGATTATGCTATTTCAGCCGTACCAGTGGTATTATCTGCACTTTCCCAGCGGACAAAAAACATTCAATTAATAAGTACGACGACTGTACTTAGCACGGTCGATCCAGTGCGCTTATACGAAGATTTCGCAACACTGGATTTACTGTCAAATGGTCGTGCAGAAATTGTTGCTGGACGAGGTGCATTTATCGAATCGTTCCCTTTGTTTGGTTATGATGTAGATGATTATGATGCACTATTTGAGGAACATTTAGCCTTACTGTTAAAGTTAAACCGAGAAGAGCGTGTAACGTGGAGTGGCAGCTATCGCAAACCGCTTCAACATGCTGACATTGCACCACGTGCTAGTCGTGAAATCCCCATTCATATCGGTGTGGGTGGAACGCCTGAAAGTGCTAGTCGAGCGGGTCGTTATGGCGTTGGCCTAAACTTAGCCATTTTAGGTGGGGATCCAAGACGTTTCAAACATTTGGTTGATATTTACCGCGAAGCATTGCTCACAGCAGGACACGATGAGAATAAAGCAAAAATCACTGTTTCAGGGCACGCATACTTTGCTGAAAATTTAGCACAGGCTAAGGATGAATTTTATCCACATTACTCAAATTATTGGCACTATGTTAATGCACAACGTGGTATGCGCTATCATTTATCTAAAGAAGGCTTTGACAATATGACAGCTGGTCAAAATGCGCTATTTGTTGGTAGTCCAAATGAAATTATTGAAAAAATATTAATGCAGCATGAAATATTCGGTCATTCACGTTTTATGGCACAGCTTGATATTGGCGCAGTACCATTCAAGCAGGTAGCGAAATCTATTGAGCTACTTGGCACTCATATTATGCCCGCAGTCAATAAAGCACTAAAAAAATAA
- a CDS encoding disulfide oxidoreductase: MSKKEENSLLFIWIVSVVATLGSLYFSEIRHYEPCKMCWIQRIFMYPIVIMTTIALIQKNTRIAVTTAVFAIMGGTVSLYHYGIQKLSFLAASAPSCGAVSCTGQYINWLGFITIPFLALTAFILIAGASFYLLKASKAAK; the protein is encoded by the coding sequence ATGTCTAAAAAAGAGGAAAATAGTTTATTATTTATTTGGATAGTGTCCGTCGTTGCAACACTCGGTTCTTTATATTTTTCTGAAATTCGTCATTACGAGCCTTGTAAAATGTGTTGGATTCAACGTATATTTATGTATCCAATTGTAATCATGACTACTATAGCCCTTATTCAAAAAAATACACGTATTGCGGTAACAACAGCCGTCTTTGCTATAATGGGAGGTACAGTATCACTTTATCATTATGGTATTCAGAAACTAAGCTTTTTAGCTGCATCTGCCCCATCTTGTGGTGCCGTATCTTGTACAGGTCAATACATAAACTGGCTTGGGTTCATTACAATCCCGTTTTTGGCCCTAACTGCATTTATTTTAATTGCAGGAGCTAGCTTCTATTTACTAAAGGCTTCTAAAGCTGCAAAGTAA
- a CDS encoding 5'-nucleotidase C-terminal domain-containing protein, with the protein MKWVKSIAATTLAASLLASPGFAAHAAETAPAATKEGFNLTILHSNDTHSHAEYAPQRTTKIKELRAANPNSLLLDAGDALTGTLYFNEFTGEVEMKLMNLMGYDAMTFGNHEFDLGSSPEGHAALAKFVKGAEFPLLGGNLDFSKDPLFDGLQFQTVTKDFQNGKIYNGIIKDVDGEKVGIFGLTTEETPSISSVANVQFANYIDSAKKAVAEFEKQGVNKIIALTHIGYDDSADWDNDKLLASAVEGIDVIVGGHTHTKLDKAVKADTSFKNPTIIVQTGQFSENLGELDLTFDDNGAVVEYFGQLHALNNKENPVAEDADTTKLLAPYTEKIAAVKEQSTGNTAVSVLDGNGKRGLWGVRAGETNLGNVITDGMLAGAKKIDPEVQFAFQNGGGIRASIDAGDITVGEVMTVMPFGNALGIVKLTGAELYKIAEHSVKEFPKESGGFLHFSGLQVEFDGKAPAGKRVQSIKLNGKELDKAAYYKGATNTFTAKGGDGYETLAKAYADGRVSEPGTVDFEMFIDHLNSLKTVDAKVEGRIIATIPFTDIAKGSETEGYVRDLYYRDLTQGTSATTYSPNANLTRAQAASFIARVLKLEAKGTTTFSDITSLEAATQKEITALAEAGIVQGQNGKFNPTAKVTRSQLALMFARAYNLQHDAKTGLTAGFSDISKYNKETQNAIALLQDLKIASGSNGKFMPSNNATRAHMAKMLSNYIPYVKESK; encoded by the coding sequence ATGAAATGGGTTAAAAGTATTGCAGCAACAACTCTAGCTGCCAGTTTGCTAGCTTCACCAGGCTTTGCGGCACATGCAGCAGAAACAGCACCAGCTGCTACAAAGGAAGGCTTTAATTTAACAATTTTACATTCTAATGATACACATTCGCACGCTGAATATGCTCCGCAACGTACAACAAAAATTAAAGAGTTACGTGCAGCAAATCCAAATTCACTTCTATTAGATGCAGGTGACGCATTAACTGGTACGCTTTACTTCAACGAATTTACTGGAGAAGTAGAAATGAAGTTAATGAACCTAATGGGTTACGATGCGATGACTTTTGGTAACCATGAGTTCGATTTAGGGTCAAGCCCAGAAGGTCATGCTGCTCTTGCAAAATTTGTTAAAGGTGCTGAATTCCCATTACTTGGAGGCAACCTCGACTTCTCAAAAGACCCATTATTTGATGGCTTACAATTCCAAACAGTAACAAAAGACTTCCAAAACGGTAAAATCTATAACGGCATAATTAAAGATGTTGACGGTGAAAAAGTTGGTATTTTCGGTTTAACGACAGAGGAAACACCATCTATTTCAAGCGTAGCAAACGTACAATTTGCAAACTATATCGACTCTGCAAAAAAAGCAGTAGCTGAATTTGAAAAACAAGGTGTCAATAAAATTATTGCCCTTACTCATATAGGCTATGACGATTCTGCTGATTGGGATAATGATAAACTACTGGCATCAGCAGTAGAAGGTATCGACGTTATTGTAGGTGGACATACACATACAAAACTAGATAAAGCTGTGAAAGCAGATACTTCATTTAAAAATCCAACAATTATTGTACAAACAGGACAATTTAGCGAAAACTTAGGTGAGCTTGATTTAACTTTTGATGATAACGGAGCTGTTGTTGAATACTTCGGCCAATTACATGCTTTAAATAATAAAGAAAATCCTGTTGCCGAAGATGCTGATACAACTAAACTATTAGCGCCTTATACTGAAAAAATTGCAGCAGTTAAAGAACAATCCACAGGCAATACAGCAGTATCAGTACTTGATGGTAATGGTAAACGTGGACTTTGGGGTGTTCGTGCTGGTGAAACGAATCTAGGTAACGTTATTACGGACGGTATGCTTGCTGGCGCTAAAAAAATTGACCCAGAAGTACAATTCGCATTCCAAAATGGTGGCGGTATCCGTGCGAGCATTGACGCGGGAGATATCACTGTTGGTGAAGTAATGACGGTAATGCCTTTCGGTAATGCACTTGGTATCGTAAAATTAACAGGTGCTGAACTCTATAAAATTGCTGAACATAGCGTAAAAGAGTTCCCGAAAGAATCAGGTGGCTTCCTACATTTCTCTGGTCTACAAGTAGAGTTTGATGGAAAAGCACCTGCTGGCAAACGTGTTCAATCTATTAAATTAAACGGTAAAGAACTTGATAAAGCAGCTTACTATAAAGGTGCAACAAATACGTTCACTGCTAAAGGTGGCGATGGCTATGAAACACTTGCAAAAGCTTATGCAGACGGCCGTGTAAGTGAACCTGGTACAGTAGACTTTGAAATGTTCATCGATCACTTAAATTCACTTAAAACAGTAGACGCTAAAGTGGAAGGACGCATTATCGCAACAATTCCATTTACGGATATTGCTAAAGGTTCTGAAACAGAAGGTTACGTGCGTGATCTTTACTATCGTGATTTAACACAAGGTACATCGGCAACAACCTATTCGCCAAATGCTAACTTAACTCGTGCACAAGCTGCATCATTTATTGCGCGTGTCTTAAAACTAGAAGCAAAAGGTACAACAACATTCTCTGATATTACTAGTTTAGAAGCAGCGACTCAAAAAGAGATTACAGCACTTGCAGAAGCTGGCATTGTACAAGGTCAAAATGGCAAGTTCAACCCTACTGCAAAAGTAACGCGCTCTCAACTTGCATTAATGTTTGCACGTGCCTATAACTTACAACATGATGCAAAAACTGGTTTAACTGCTGGTTTCAGCGATATTTCTAAATACAATAAAGAAACACAAAATGCTATCGCACTTTTGCAAGATTTAAAGATTGCTAGCGGTTCAAATGGCAAATTCATGCCAAGTAACAATGCGACACGTGCGCATATGGCAAAAATGCTATCAAACTACATCCCTTATGTAAAAGAATCGAAATAA
- a CDS encoding VOC family protein, whose translation MHFHEQPNTYVTNVEVKVSDLQQSLIYYQDIIGFKVLQQEANRATLTADGKTALLTIVQLETIEQKTSSTSGLYHFALLLPTRRDLANIITHFRQSGVYFGASDHDVSEALYLRDPDENGIEIYVDRPESDWTWRSDQVHMVTEPLNIPSILAEDDGQWHGLPANTVMGHIHLSVSSLVAAETFYTKGLGFDIVTRYGEQALFISTGRYHHHIGLNTWYSEGAPKLGENQIGLKSFTLRLDNEEQANTLKANLRQLGAPVTDIEGGFQTEDPAGNVILLKF comes from the coding sequence ATGCATTTTCATGAACAACCGAACACATATGTCACAAATGTTGAAGTTAAAGTAAGTGATTTACAACAATCTTTAATATACTATCAAGACATTATTGGCTTTAAAGTTTTACAGCAAGAAGCGAATCGAGCTACATTAACTGCTGACGGTAAAACAGCATTGCTTACAATTGTTCAACTGGAAACAATTGAACAAAAAACGAGCTCAACAAGTGGACTTTATCACTTTGCACTACTATTACCTACACGCCGTGATTTAGCAAATATCATTACTCATTTCCGTCAATCAGGCGTTTACTTTGGTGCCTCTGATCACGATGTAAGTGAAGCACTTTATTTACGTGATCCAGATGAAAATGGTATTGAAATTTATGTAGATCGTCCTGAAAGTGACTGGACTTGGCGCTCAGACCAAGTGCATATGGTAACTGAGCCGCTTAATATTCCTTCTATATTGGCAGAAGATGATGGACAATGGCATGGTTTACCTGCTAATACGGTTATGGGGCATATTCATTTATCGGTTTCAAGCTTAGTTGCAGCCGAAACGTTCTATACAAAGGGCTTAGGCTTTGACATTGTCACTCGTTATGGTGAGCAAGCATTATTTATTTCTACTGGCCGTTATCACCATCATATCGGTTTAAATACTTGGTATTCTGAAGGTGCACCAAAACTTGGGGAAAATCAAATTGGTCTAAAATCTTTTACACTGCGTCTAGATAATGAAGAGCAGGCAAATACATTAAAAGCAAACTTGCGACAATTAGGTGCGCCTGTTACTGATATAGAGGGTGGTTTCCAAACAGAAGATCCTGCCGGGAATGTTATTTTGCTGAAATTTTAA
- a CDS encoding GAF domain-containing sensor histidine kinase, translated as MRENEHSNISILKEIAELLNEETEIVTTLKGALVKFLNGTNFETGWIFFIDEKGRSELVVHENLPEALEYKNCHYLKKGGCWCVSRYRNEELKKASNIIECQRIESAIAANVGDHDGITHHATVPLQSGQERFGVLNVASKNTVRFSEEELALLESVAFQMGSAIKRILLTKQEQEMALVKERNRLARDLHDSVNQLLFSVTLTARAGIEMSNDSEVKETFKEIQHLTQDALTEMRALIWQLRPKGLENGLLEAIKVYAEMLGLKLHVTVSGVLQFPSRIEETLFRVAQEALNNVRRHAGVLEVALYITVTATDILLVIRDEGRGFVIDHNTKLLSMGLQSIKDRAKSVGGTADWVSEIGKGTELLIRLPY; from the coding sequence GTGAGAGAGAACGAGCACTCCAATATTAGTATTTTAAAGGAAATTGCTGAATTATTGAACGAAGAAACAGAAATCGTCACAACACTAAAAGGCGCACTAGTAAAGTTTTTAAATGGCACCAATTTCGAAACAGGCTGGATATTCTTTATTGACGAAAAGGGACGATCAGAGCTCGTTGTCCATGAAAATTTGCCCGAGGCACTTGAATATAAAAATTGTCACTATTTAAAAAAGGGTGGTTGTTGGTGTGTCTCCCGCTATCGCAATGAAGAGTTAAAAAAGGCTTCGAACATTATTGAATGTCAACGTATTGAAAGTGCAATTGCTGCGAATGTTGGCGATCACGATGGTATCACACATCATGCAACAGTACCTCTTCAATCGGGGCAGGAACGTTTTGGTGTCTTGAATGTAGCATCCAAAAATACGGTGCGTTTTTCAGAGGAGGAGCTCGCTTTACTTGAATCAGTTGCCTTTCAAATGGGCTCGGCTATTAAACGGATATTATTGACCAAACAGGAGCAGGAAATGGCACTTGTGAAAGAACGTAACCGATTAGCACGTGACTTACATGATTCTGTCAACCAGCTATTATTTTCCGTGACATTAACGGCGAGGGCTGGCATTGAAATGAGCAACGATAGTGAAGTAAAGGAAACGTTTAAGGAAATTCAACATTTAACACAAGATGCTTTAACTGAAATGCGTGCACTAATATGGCAGCTACGACCAAAAGGCTTGGAAAATGGGTTACTAGAAGCGATAAAAGTGTATGCAGAAATGCTTGGCTTAAAGCTTCATGTTACCGTATCAGGCGTACTGCAATTTCCATCTCGTATTGAAGAAACATTATTTCGTGTGGCACAAGAGGCACTTAATAATGTCCGTCGCCATGCTGGAGTACTTGAGGTGGCACTTTATATTACTGTCACAGCTACGGATATATTATTAGTTATTCGTGATGAGGGACGAGGCTTTGTGATTGATCATAATACGAAGCTTCTATCCATGGGCTTACAATCGATAAAGGATCGGGCTAAATCGGTAGGAGGTACTGCTGACTGGGTAAGCGAAATTGGCAAGGGAACGGAACTGCTAATTCGTTTACCGTATTGA
- the trmL gene encoding tRNA (uridine(34)/cytosine(34)/5-carboxymethylaminomethyluridine(34)-2'-O)-methyltransferase TrmL, producing MPLHIVLYQPEIPANTGNIARTCAGTNTSLHLIRPLGFSTDDKMLKRAGLDYWHSVNVVYHDSLEDFLEVSKNGDVYLIETYSEEPFTTHDFSDKDRDIYFMFGKETTGLPKDFAYERKEMCLRIPQSEHVRSLNLSNTAAIVIYEALRQQGYPGLH from the coding sequence ATGCCATTGCATATCGTTTTATATCAACCAGAAATACCAGCAAATACAGGCAATATTGCACGTACTTGTGCTGGTACGAATACCTCACTCCATTTAATACGGCCGCTTGGCTTTTCAACCGACGATAAAATGCTAAAACGTGCTGGCTTGGATTATTGGCATAGTGTTAACGTGGTGTACCACGATTCCCTTGAGGATTTTTTAGAAGTATCAAAAAATGGGGATGTCTATTTAATTGAAACGTATAGTGAAGAACCGTTTACTACGCATGATTTTAGTGATAAGGATCGGGATATTTACTTTATGTTTGGAAAAGAAACGACAGGCTTGCCAAAGGATTTTGCCTATGAGCGTAAAGAAATGTGTTTACGCATTCCACAAAGTGAACATGTGCGTTCACTAAATTTATCGAATACAGCCGCAATTGTTATTTACGAGGCTTTACGACAACAGGGCTACCCAGGGTTACACTAA
- a CDS encoding aldo/keto reductase has translation MNIQSTKTLTNGIEMPRFGLGVYKMTERDETLQAIDKALKVGYRAIDTASLYGNEVEVGEAIRYSGIKREDIFVTTKVWNTDQGYDATLRAFEVSLKKLNMDYLDLYLTHWAVPETFEETYRAIERLYDEKLIRATGVSNHHEHHLQKLLSKANIAPMVNQVELHPYLQQEALKAFCAEHGIAVTAWSPLGRGGVLDNPTILEIAQEIGKTAAQVVLRWHLQKDTLIIPKSVTASRIEENAQIYDFELTQAQMDQMTTLNRDHRFGQDPDNFKFNF, from the coding sequence TTGAATATACAATCAACAAAAACGTTAACAAATGGTATTGAAATGCCTCGCTTTGGTCTAGGCGTATACAAAATGACGGAACGCGATGAAACGCTACAGGCGATTGATAAGGCATTGAAAGTGGGTTATCGTGCAATTGATACTGCTTCGTTATATGGTAATGAGGTAGAAGTGGGTGAGGCGATTCGTTACTCAGGCATTAAGCGCGAGGATATTTTTGTCACAACAAAGGTTTGGAATACGGACCAAGGTTATGATGCAACGCTGCGTGCCTTTGAAGTGTCACTAAAAAAATTAAATATGGATTATTTAGATTTATATTTAACGCATTGGGCAGTGCCTGAAACATTTGAAGAAACATACAGAGCTATTGAGCGTTTGTATGATGAGAAGTTAATACGAGCAACAGGTGTGTCGAATCACCATGAACATCATTTGCAAAAATTATTATCAAAAGCCAATATCGCGCCAATGGTCAATCAGGTTGAATTACATCCATACTTACAACAAGAGGCATTAAAGGCATTTTGTGCAGAGCATGGAATTGCAGTCACAGCATGGTCACCACTAGGGCGTGGGGGTGTGCTTGATAATCCTACTATTCTTGAAATCGCTCAAGAAATAGGGAAGACAGCGGCTCAAGTCGTACTTCGTTGGCATTTGCAAAAAGATACATTGATTATTCCGAAATCTGTAACAGCCAGTCGTATTGAGGAAAATGCACAAATATACGATTTTGAATTAACGCAGGCTCAGATGGATCAAATGACAACATTAAATCGTGATCATCGTTTTGGTCAAGATCCAGATAATTTCAAATTTAATTTTTAA
- a CDS encoding RluA family pseudouridine synthase, with product MFQYEIKDSNITVEELLRNHWRLGKKLVHELRMAKAVTTIDGEPLLWKEPLPAGTMLKFTFPIPASNYKPTPVCAIDVVYEDDHCLIVSKPKGMSTHPNDDYDTHTCMNHVMAHMKEQGLHYAEHVHRLDKGTEGLLLVAKHPLAKSIFDRMIEEKTIIRTYAAEVQGNLRSTSGTIAESIGKDRHHPTRRVVSNTGQRAVTHYEVVARYKHSCVVHLVLETGRTHQIRVHLAHIGHPIIGDTMYGARETASGDYELHAIQLEFEHPFLNKLILVKDES from the coding sequence ATGTTTCAATATGAAATAAAAGACAGTAATATCACAGTTGAGGAGCTTTTGCGAAATCATTGGCGACTGGGAAAAAAGCTAGTACATGAATTACGTATGGCAAAGGCTGTCACAACAATAGATGGTGAGCCCTTACTTTGGAAGGAGCCACTTCCAGCAGGAACCATGTTAAAATTTACATTCCCAATCCCAGCTTCTAACTATAAACCAACACCTGTTTGTGCAATTGACGTTGTTTATGAAGATGATCACTGTTTAATTGTCTCTAAACCAAAGGGTATGTCCACCCATCCAAATGATGACTACGATACACATACTTGTATGAACCATGTAATGGCTCATATGAAAGAGCAAGGCCTTCACTATGCAGAGCATGTGCATCGTCTAGATAAGGGCACTGAAGGTTTATTATTAGTTGCAAAACATCCTCTAGCCAAATCCATTTTTGATCGGATGATTGAAGAAAAGACGATTATTCGTACGTATGCTGCCGAGGTACAAGGCAATCTTCGCTCCACATCTGGTACGATTGCTGAATCTATTGGGAAAGATCGTCATCACCCAACACGACGCGTCGTGTCAAATACAGGTCAACGTGCCGTCACACACTATGAAGTTGTAGCACGCTATAAACATTCTTGTGTTGTCCATCTTGTCCTAGAAACAGGTCGTACACATCAAATTCGTGTACATTTGGCGCATATCGGTCATCCTATTATTGGCGATACAATGTACGGTGCACGTGAAACGGCAAGTGGTGACTATGAACTACATGCTATCCAATTAGAATTTGAACACCCATTTTTAAATAAGCTCATTTTAGTGAAAGACGAATCATAG
- a CDS encoding phenylalanine--tRNA ligase beta subunit-related protein: protein MEVSLNPSLLTQLPELKIGIINYTKIVVAESPQMIKGRLQLYQENLYLEMQDQPVTEREGIAEWRQLWKQLGADPNRYRHSAESLMRRVSKQNYLTPLHSGVDLNNFFSLQYEIPVGIYDIAHLKGNIEIALGNEETGYEGLNGRFNTLNHILFSRDEEGPFGSPFVDSQRTAVSEATTEALHIFYLRPSLATVDAQKLLASAGKMFNQIHGGDYQIALLTNATPSTTL, encoded by the coding sequence ATGGAAGTCTCACTTAATCCATCGTTGTTAACGCAACTTCCAGAGCTGAAAATCGGCATTATTAATTATACCAAAATTGTCGTAGCAGAATCGCCCCAAATGATTAAAGGTCGCCTGCAATTATATCAGGAAAACCTCTATTTAGAAATGCAAGATCAACCTGTAACCGAACGTGAAGGTATTGCAGAATGGCGACAACTTTGGAAACAACTTGGCGCTGATCCGAACCGTTATCGTCACTCGGCAGAAAGCTTAATGCGTCGAGTGAGTAAGCAAAACTATTTAACACCGTTGCATTCTGGTGTTGATTTAAATAATTTTTTCTCCCTACAATACGAAATTCCAGTTGGTATTTATGATATAGCTCACCTAAAAGGAAACATCGAAATTGCACTTGGCAATGAGGAAACAGGCTATGAAGGTTTAAATGGGCGCTTCAATACGCTCAATCATATTCTGTTTAGTCGAGACGAGGAAGGGCCTTTTGGTTCACCATTCGTTGATTCACAACGTACAGCTGTCTCCGAAGCAACAACTGAAGCGCTCCATATTTTCTATCTTCGCCCTTCCCTTGCAACTGTGGATGCACAAAAGCTTCTTGCCTCTGCGGGAAAAATGTTCAACCAAATTCATGGTGGAGACTATCAAATTGCCCTTTTAACGAATGCAACACCATCTACTACACTATAA
- the queG gene encoding tRNA epoxyqueuosine(34) reductase QueG yields MNIHDLQREFVAYAMSIGVDKIGFTTAAPFTELKNRLRRQQELGFQSGFEESDIEKRTEPLQLLEGAESIVAIAVAYPSKMKDAPAGKKGARRGIFCRASWGVDYHTALRQRIALLKAWLEERVSNVRIESMVDTGALVDRAVAERAGIGWSGKNCSIITPEFGSYVYLGELVTNIPFAPDKPMEDECGECRLCLDVCPTGALIEGGQLNSQRCIAFLTQTKGYLPDEFRSHIGNRLYGCDTCQTVCPKNKGKINWIHEEFKPDPELAKPLLTPLLTISNREFKAKFGHVSGSWRGKKPIQRNAILALAHFKEDAAVPDLIELLEKDERPVIRGTAAWALGKIGGEQAENALLAAQDQEQDEEVLVEINKGLQFFS; encoded by the coding sequence ATGAACATACATGACCTACAACGAGAGTTTGTGGCGTATGCAATGTCCATTGGCGTTGATAAGATTGGCTTCACAACGGCAGCTCCCTTTACAGAATTAAAAAATAGACTGCGTCGCCAGCAGGAGCTTGGTTTCCAATCAGGTTTTGAAGAGAGCGATATTGAAAAACGTACGGAGCCACTTCAATTATTAGAAGGTGCGGAAAGTATTGTTGCGATAGCCGTCGCATACCCTTCAAAGATGAAGGACGCACCTGCTGGTAAAAAGGGGGCTCGACGTGGGATATTTTGCAGAGCTTCTTGGGGCGTCGATTACCATACAGCATTACGACAGCGTATAGCATTATTAAAAGCTTGGCTGGAGGAACGAGTGAGCAATGTACGGATTGAATCAATGGTTGATACAGGTGCGCTTGTAGATAGGGCGGTGGCGGAGCGTGCAGGTATTGGCTGGAGCGGGAAAAACTGCTCGATTATAACACCGGAGTTTGGTTCATATGTTTATTTGGGCGAGTTAGTGACAAATATCCCATTTGCACCGGACAAGCCAATGGAGGACGAGTGTGGGGAGTGCCGTTTATGTTTGGATGTTTGTCCAACAGGTGCGTTAATCGAAGGGGGACAACTTAATTCACAGCGTTGTATCGCCTTTTTAACGCAAACGAAAGGTTACCTCCCGGATGAATTCCGCTCACATATAGGAAACCGGCTATATGGCTGTGATACTTGTCAAACAGTCTGTCCAAAAAATAAAGGCAAAATCAATTGGATACATGAGGAATTTAAACCCGATCCAGAGCTTGCAAAACCCTTACTAACACCACTTTTAACGATTTCTAATCGAGAATTTAAAGCAAAGTTTGGTCATGTTTCAGGCTCATGGCGAGGAAAAAAACCAATTCAACGCAATGCTATATTAGCGCTAGCGCATTTTAAAGAGGACGCAGCAGTACCTGATTTAATTGAGCTTCTCGAAAAAGATGAGCGACCAGTTATTCGAGGGACAGCGGCGTGGGCATTGGGGAAGATTGGTGGAGAGCAGGCGGAAAATGCTTTACTCGCTGCGCAGGATCAAGAACAAGATGAGGAAGTCCTCGTGGAAATAAACAAAGGTTTACAATTTTTTAGCTAA